In one Neobacillus sp. WH10 genomic region, the following are encoded:
- the recN gene encoding DNA repair protein RecN produces MLAELSIKNFAIIEALSISFEKGLTVLTGETGAGKSIIIDAIHLLVGGRGSAEFVRHGEEKAEIEGLFQLDDPNHPVMIKALEFGIDIEEGMVVLRRDISRTGKSVCRINGKLVTISTLREIGGTLVDIHGQHEHQELMDETRHLPLLDQFGSEEIKDSLDEYIQVFRRYEHTLHKLKHLSENDQQTAHRLDLIQFQLDEIQKADLKPREDEELSEEKRKLGNFERVFEAIQSGYTALHGEQKGLDWIGMVMGYLEDAATLDSAYKEIFESISNSFYQLEDAARSLRNELDVLEYDPGRLNEIDDRLNEINQLKRKYGKTIDEIVEYAIKIEEEIETLQNKETHIGELEKELSSIRKDLVLEAKQLTELRHKWAEKLTKLIHKELKELYMAKTVFDIRFESDLQHFSKNGVDHVEFYISTNPGEPLKPLSKVASGGELSRIMLALKSIFSKHQGVTSIIFDEVDTGVSGRVAQSIAEKIYKVASGSQVMCISHLPQVAAMADTHLFIAKIIKGGRTKTSVTPLGIEEKIKEIGRMISGAEITDLTKKHAEELLYLAEENKNRTFTGS; encoded by the coding sequence TTGTTAGCAGAATTATCAATAAAAAATTTCGCCATTATCGAAGCCCTATCCATCTCTTTTGAAAAAGGATTGACCGTTTTAACCGGTGAAACAGGTGCCGGAAAGTCCATTATAATTGATGCGATTCATTTACTAGTAGGCGGAAGGGGATCAGCAGAATTCGTCCGTCACGGAGAAGAAAAGGCAGAAATAGAAGGTTTATTCCAACTAGATGACCCAAACCATCCAGTTATGATTAAAGCACTCGAATTTGGGATTGACATTGAAGAAGGAATGGTAGTTTTACGTCGAGATATTTCCAGAACAGGAAAAAGTGTTTGTCGTATAAACGGAAAATTGGTTACAATATCAACGCTTCGAGAAATTGGCGGCACCCTTGTTGATATCCATGGACAGCATGAGCATCAGGAATTGATGGATGAGACAAGACATTTACCATTGCTTGATCAATTCGGATCTGAAGAAATAAAAGATTCTCTCGACGAATACATACAGGTATTTCGACGATATGAGCATACATTACATAAGCTTAAACATTTGAGCGAAAATGATCAGCAAACAGCACATCGTCTAGATTTAATTCAATTTCAATTAGATGAGATTCAAAAGGCCGATTTAAAACCCCGTGAAGATGAAGAACTTTCCGAGGAAAAAAGAAAACTGGGTAATTTCGAACGTGTATTTGAAGCGATCCAATCAGGCTATACAGCCTTACATGGTGAACAGAAGGGGCTTGATTGGATTGGTATGGTCATGGGTTACCTTGAAGATGCTGCCACACTGGATTCGGCATATAAAGAAATATTTGAATCCATATCAAACAGCTTTTATCAATTGGAGGATGCAGCGCGCTCTTTAAGAAATGAATTAGATGTATTAGAGTACGATCCTGGGCGGTTAAATGAAATTGATGACCGATTAAATGAAATTAACCAATTAAAACGCAAATATGGCAAAACAATTGATGAAATAGTTGAATATGCGATAAAAATTGAAGAAGAAATTGAAACACTTCAAAATAAAGAAACGCATATTGGAGAATTGGAAAAAGAACTAAGTTCCATTCGAAAAGACTTAGTTCTTGAAGCTAAGCAATTAACCGAACTTCGTCATAAATGGGCTGAAAAGCTAACAAAATTAATCCATAAAGAACTAAAAGAATTGTATATGGCAAAAACGGTTTTTGATATTCGTTTTGAATCCGATCTTCAGCATTTTTCAAAAAATGGAGTCGACCATGTCGAATTTTATATTTCAACGAATCCAGGAGAACCATTGAAGCCATTATCAAAAGTTGCATCTGGAGGAGAATTATCACGAATCATGCTGGCCCTAAAGAGTATTTTTTCCAAGCATCAAGGAGTTACTTCCATTATTTTCGACGAAGTGGATACTGGTGTTAGTGGGAGGGTTGCCCAATCAATTGCAGAAAAAATCTATAAAGTTGCGTCAGGTTCACAGGTTATGTGTATATCCCATTTACCACAAGTGGCAGCAATGGCCGATACACATTTATTTATTGCCAAGATTATTAAAGGGGGAAGAACGAAAACATCTGTCACTCCTTTAGGTATTGAAGAAAAAATTAAAGAAATTGGCCGGATGATTTCTGGTGCAGAAATCACTGATTTAACGAAAAAACATGCAGAGGAATTACTTTATTTAGCTGAAGAAAATAAAAATCGGACTTTTACGGGTAGTTGA
- the argR gene encoding transcriptional regulator ArgR: MNKGQRHIKIREIIASNDIETQDELVDELKNAGYNITQATVSRDIKELHLVKVPLIDGRYKYSLPADQRFNPLQKLKRSLIDAFVRIDSAGHLLVMKCLPGNAMAIGALIDNLDWEEILGTICGDDTMLIICRTPEDTEVISNRFLDML, from the coding sequence ATGAATAAAGGTCAACGCCATATAAAAATTAGAGAAATTATTGCCAGCAATGATATTGAAACACAGGATGAGTTAGTGGATGAGCTTAAAAATGCAGGCTATAATATAACGCAGGCCACAGTGTCACGAGATATTAAAGAACTGCATCTTGTTAAAGTTCCATTAATTGATGGCCGTTATAAGTACAGCTTGCCTGCAGACCAAAGATTTAATCCATTACAAAAATTAAAAAGATCATTAATCGATGCGTTTGTTAGAATTGATTCAGCTGGTCATTTGCTCGTTATGAAATGCCTGCCTGGTAATGCAATGGCAATTGGTGCATTAATCGACAACCTTGATTGGGAAGAAATATTAGGAACGATCTGTGGTGATGATACGATGTTAATTATTTGCCGAACACCGGAAGATACAGAAGTCATTTCAAATCGATTCCTTGACATGCTTTAA
- the spoIVB gene encoding SpoIVB peptidase translates to MKLEIIRKIIGGILLVSLISLIFFQPLQRYLAIPKNITVFEGQNYTFQKAAPVSAKFNSQKSNITLDQDKHSVSVIATEKGKNEVLLEYAGIPIKKVDVHVLNDFRVIPGGQSIGVKLNTVGVLVVGHHLINTVNGKKSPGELAGIKIGDIITEINGNKIEKMTDVAPFVQTAGQDGKALDMVINRESGKFTTKLTPLKDKGENTYKLGLYIRDSAAGIGTMTFVHPQSKKYGALGHVISDMDTKQPIVVEDGQIVRSTVTSIEKGSHGDPGEKLAHFSSDREVVGNIQKNSPFGIFGELNKELKNGVLDKPLPIALSHQVKEGPAKILTVVNNDQVEEFNIEIVSTIPQKFPATKGMVIKVTDPKLLEKTGGIVQGMSGSPIIQDGKLIGAVTHVFVNDPTSGYGVHIEWMLNEAGINIYETPKNKAS, encoded by the coding sequence TTGAAGTTAGAAATAATTAGAAAGATTATTGGTGGAATTCTCCTTGTTTCATTAATTAGCCTAATTTTTTTTCAGCCTTTACAGCGATACCTAGCAATACCAAAAAACATTACAGTTTTTGAAGGACAGAATTACACATTCCAAAAGGCTGCCCCGGTATCAGCCAAATTCAATTCTCAAAAATCGAATATCACACTTGATCAGGATAAACATTCGGTATCAGTGATAGCAACTGAAAAAGGCAAAAATGAAGTGCTTTTAGAATATGCAGGTATCCCTATTAAAAAGGTCGATGTACATGTCTTAAATGATTTTAGAGTTATACCTGGCGGTCAATCAATCGGTGTTAAGTTAAATACTGTAGGCGTTTTGGTTGTTGGCCACCATTTAATTAATACCGTTAATGGGAAAAAGTCCCCCGGTGAACTTGCAGGAATAAAAATTGGAGATATTATCACAGAAATTAATGGAAACAAAATTGAAAAAATGACTGATGTTGCACCATTTGTGCAAACAGCAGGACAAGATGGTAAAGCCCTCGATATGGTAATAAATCGAGAAAGCGGCAAATTCACCACTAAACTTACTCCATTAAAAGATAAAGGGGAAAACACCTATAAACTGGGTTTATATATAAGAGATTCAGCTGCTGGAATTGGGACAATGACCTTTGTACATCCACAATCTAAAAAATATGGTGCCCTTGGACATGTAATTTCAGACATGGATACAAAACAGCCAATTGTGGTTGAAGATGGCCAGATAGTTCGTTCTACGGTAACATCCATAGAAAAGGGAAGTCATGGAGATCCTGGTGAAAAGCTTGCCCATTTTTCTTCAGATCGTGAAGTTGTTGGTAATATTCAAAAAAACAGTCCGTTCGGTATTTTTGGTGAATTAAATAAAGAGTTAAAAAATGGTGTCCTGGATAAACCACTGCCAATAGCTTTATCCCATCAAGTAAAAGAAGGACCAGCGAAAATTTTAACAGTGGTAAATAATGACCAAGTTGAAGAATTTAATATCGAAATTGTTAGCACAATTCCGCAAAAATTTCCAGCTACAAAGGGTATGGTTATAAAAGTAACAGATCCTAAGCTCCTCGAAAAGACAGGTGGAATTGTTCAAGGCATGAGTGGAAGTCCGATCATTCAAGATGGAAAGCTGATTGGAGCCGTTACACATGTTTTTGTCAATGATCCTACCTCAGGATATGGGGTGCATATCGAGTGGATGCTAAATGAAGCTGGAATTAATATATACGAAACACCAAAAAATAAAGCGAGTTAA
- a CDS encoding TlyA family RNA methyltransferase, translating into MKNKERLDVLLVERGLIETREKAKRAIMAGLVYSNEERLDKPGEKVKVDIPLNIKGNMLPYVSRGGLKLEKALKVFEVNIVEKVLLDIGASTGGFTDCALQNGAKMSYALDVGYNQLAWKLRQDERVVVMERTNFRYVTPADLGGEMPNFATIDVSFISLTLILPVLKTILIPGSDIIALIKPQFEAGREQVGKKGIVRDEKVHLQVIEKIINFSIEQGFTITNLSYSPITGGDGNIEFLLHLKWEGDREAGVFQLPVSPSEVVNESHKEFHTKQN; encoded by the coding sequence ATGAAAAATAAAGAAAGATTAGACGTGTTACTCGTGGAAAGAGGTTTAATTGAGACGAGGGAAAAGGCAAAAAGAGCTATTATGGCAGGGCTAGTATATTCAAATGAAGAGCGGTTAGATAAACCTGGTGAAAAGGTAAAAGTTGATATTCCGCTAAATATAAAGGGGAATATGCTCCCTTATGTCAGCCGTGGAGGATTAAAGCTTGAAAAGGCACTAAAGGTTTTTGAAGTAAATATCGTAGAAAAAGTTTTATTAGACATTGGTGCTTCAACTGGGGGGTTTACCGATTGTGCACTGCAAAATGGAGCGAAAATGTCATATGCCTTAGATGTAGGATACAATCAGCTTGCTTGGAAGCTAAGACAAGATGAACGCGTTGTGGTGATGGAAAGAACAAATTTCCGCTACGTAACACCTGCAGACTTAGGCGGTGAAATGCCGAACTTTGCTACGATTGATGTTTCATTTATCTCCTTAACCTTAATATTGCCTGTGTTAAAAACAATTCTAATACCTGGAAGTGATATTATTGCCCTTATAAAGCCGCAATTCGAGGCAGGACGTGAACAGGTTGGTAAAAAAGGGATTGTTCGGGATGAAAAAGTGCATTTACAAGTAATAGAAAAAATAATTAATTTTTCTATTGAGCAAGGATTCACTATAACAAATTTGTCTTATTCACCTATTACCGGCGGTGATGGAAATATTGAGTTCTTACTTCATCTTAAATGGGAAGGTGACCGAGAAGCAGGGGTTTTTCAATTACCAGTCAGTCCATCTGAAGTTGTAAATGAATCACATAAAGAATTTCATACGAAACAAAACTAA